The following coding sequences lie in one Arachis hypogaea cultivar Tifrunner chromosome 9, arahy.Tifrunner.gnm2.J5K5, whole genome shotgun sequence genomic window:
- the LOC112709962 gene encoding histidine-containing phosphotransfer protein 4: protein MERSQPRRQVAAMKQSLFDQGLLDEQFIQLEELSDDANPNFVEEIVTLYYRDSSRLISSIEQALKERHTLDFNKLDTLMHQFKGSSSSIGAKKVKAECTLFREYCRTGNAEGCMKTFQQLKKEYASLRKKLEAYFQLARQAGPMETACRPK, encoded by the exons ATGGAGAGAAGCCAACCAAGGAGGCAAGTTGCTGCCATGAAACAATCCCTTTTTGATCAG GGATTATTGGATGAACAATTTATCCAGTTGGAAGAATTATCAGATGATGCTAATCCAAACTTTGTTGAAGAAATTGTCACCCTTTATTACCGTGATTCATCTCGCCTTATCTCAAGCATAGAGCAAGCACT GAAGGAGAGACACACATTGGATTTCAACAAACTGGACACACTTATGCATCAGTTCAAAGGAAGCAGTTCAAG CATCGGAGCCAAAAAGGTGAAAGCAGAGTGCACTCTCTTTAGGGAATATTGTAGGACAGGAAATGCTGAAGG ATGCATGAAGACCTTCCAACAATTGAAGAAAGAATATGCTTCACTTAGAAAGAAACTTGAAGCTTATTTTCAG ttggcTAGGCAAGCCGGACCCATGGAGACAGCATGTCGTCCAAAATAA
- the LOC112709963 gene encoding protein PAF1 homolog, with protein MASYRPFPPQSSQNPNHQYNQNWSGGYGGAGGAGGDPSTSNSFPPQPYNQMPPNSNFHSHGGGAAPPPPPPSHHPYPYPPPPPPPPENSYPPPPPPPPSSHGAPMYYPSSQYSQYGQQPPPPPPPLPPSSPPPSNSIPPPPPPPSSPPPPPASAPPPPPPKDERRMHSRDKGPIKEGYEHSNHGNPHKQQKPSAVPPMPGKKPNGVQGRVETEEERRLRKKREFEKQRQEEKHRQQLKESQNSVLQKTQMMSSGKGHGSGSVAGSRMAAEKRTTPLLSAERIENRLKKPTTFLCKMKFRNELPDPSAQPKLMAFKRDKDQYTKYTITSLEKMYKPKLFVEPDLGIPLDLLDLSVYNPPSVRLPLAPEDEDLLRDDVAATPIKKDGLKRKDRPTDKGVAWLVKTQYISPLSMDSTKQSLTEKQAKELREMRGGRSMLDSRNSRERQIREIEASFEAAKSRPVHATNKSLYPVEVLPLLPDFDRYDEQFVIAAFDNAPTADSEMYSKLDKSVRDACESKALMKSYVATGSDPANPEKFLAYMTPTPGQLSKDIYDENEDVSYSWVREYHWDVRGDDADDPTTFLVAFDESEARYVPLPTKLVLRKKRAKEGRSSDEVEQFPIPARVTVRRRSSVAAIERKDSQVYTSSKASTSKRRGLEMDDDLEQHHRHNYQSSGAEDDMSD; from the exons ATGGCCTCTTACAGGCCCTTCCCTCCGCAATCTAGTCAAAACCCTAACCATCAGTATAATCAGAATTGGAGTGGTGGTTATGGTGGTGCTGGTGGTGCTGGTGGAGACCCTTCTACTTCAAATTCATTCCCTCCACAACCTTATAACCAAATGCCCCCAAATTCAAATTTCCATTCTCATGGTGGGGGTGCtgcaccaccacctcctcctccttccCATCACCCCTACCCTTATCCACCACCTCCACCGCCACCACCCGAAAATTCATACCCGCCTCCACCTCCACCACCGCCTTCTTCACATGGTGCTCCTATGTATTACCCTTCTAGTCAATACTCTCAGTATGGGCAGCAGCCACCTCCACCACCTCCCCCTCTGCCTCCATCTTCGCCTCCGCCGAGCAATTCTATCCCACCTCCACCCCCTCCACCTTCCTCGCCGCCTCCTCCTCCTGCTTCAGCTCCTCCCCCGCCGCCACCAAAGGATGAGAGGCGGATGCATAGCCGAGATAAAGGGCCGATAAAGGAAGGTTATGAGCATTCAAATCATGGAAATCCTCATAAACAGCAGAAGCCTTCTGCTGTTCCTCCAATGCCAGGGAAGAAGCCGAACGGGGTGCAGGGGAGGGTTGAGACAGAAGAAGAGAGGAGgttaaggaagaagagagaatttGAGAAGCAGAGGCAAGAAGAGAAGCATAGGCAGCAGCTGAAGGAATCACAGAACAGTGTCTTGCAGAAGACTCAGATGATGTCATCTGGGAAGGGGCATGGTTCGGGTTCGGTTGCAGGGTCTCGAATGGCAGCAGAGAAGAGAACTACACCCTTATTGAGTGCGGAGAGAATTGAAAATAGGTTGAAAAAGCCAACAACATTTTTGTGCAAAATGAA ATTCCGAAATGAACTTCCAGATCCAAGTGCACAACCTAAGCTTATGGCGTTCAAGAGGGATAAAGATCA ATATACGAAATATACAATCACGTCGCTGGAGAAAATGTACAAACCCAAACTTTTTGTGGAACCAGATCTTGGGATTCCTCTGGACCTGCTTGACCTCAGTGTTTATAA CCCTCCCAGTGTCAGACTACCTCTTGCTCCAGAAGACGAAGATTTGTTGCGAGATGATGTTGCGGCTACTCCTATAAAGAAAGACGGCTTAAAAAGAAAAGACAGGCCTACTGATAAAGGTGTAGCTTGGCTTGTGAAAACACAATATATATCTCCCCTCAGCATGGATTCAACAAAACAG TCTTTAACCGAAAAACAAGCTAAGGAGCTGAGAGAGATGAGAGGAGGCCGCAGCATGTTGGACAGTCGTAACAGTAG GGAAAGACAGATCAGGGAAATCGAAGCATCATTTGAAGCAGCTAAGTCACGCCCTGTTCATGCAACCAACAAATCTTTGTATCCTGTTGAGGTTTTGCCTTTGTTACCTGATTTTGATAG GTATGATGAACAGTTTGTTATTGCTGCATTTGATAATGCTCCTACAGCTGATTCAGAAATGTATAGTAAGTTGGACAAATCTGTTCGCGATGCCTGTGAATCAAAG GCACTTATGAAAAGTTATGTTGCAACCGGCTCAGATCCTGCAAATCCTGAGAAATTTTTGGCTTACATGACCCCAACACCTGGACAG CTGTCAAAGGATATATATGATGAAAATGAAGATGTCTCATATTCTTGGGTTCGCGAGTATCACTGGGAT GTTCGGGGTGATGATGCAGATGACCCTACAACATTCCTAGTTGCATTTGATGAGTCAGAAGCACGTTATGTG CCTCTTCCAACAAAACTTGTTTTAAGAAAAAAGAGGGCTAAAGAGGGAAGATCAAGTGATGAGGTCGAGCAATTTCCAATACCTGCAAGAGTGACTGTACGGCGGAGGTCAAGTGTTGCAGCAATTGAGCGAAAGGATTCACAG GTTTATACAAGTTCGAAAGCCAGTACATCAAAGAGAAGGGGTCTAGAAATGGATGATGATCTTGAACAGCATCATCGACACAATTATCAATCTAGTGGAGCTGAAGATGACATGTCTGATTAA
- the LOC112709964 gene encoding uncharacterized protein isoform X1, producing the protein MMKARNPLTDLSNNHNRTAPPPTTTMKMKMKKNNKKIESENSNGGESLKDEQEDNALDHLLLVQSNLSSLLHQQVDELVVQAFKVKNLSNEGRKEIKCFSDFLSDMHSSLKPWVTRFQNVLSSPSVELKSKPPQALKGNSVSSDDSDESNVSESLEEPTMDSLISPSPLVSWHANCTIQRGRQMFMLTPLPISKKLSSKFREPSKSEFNKLASTNDVGTSTFLAVSRNMNDLLDSVVVKSTPAKPAPSLANEEANNQEPKRDSSILVMMTPRFRMSPPKSCVLLEPISEIHHLGDIKSRKSTPFPLGIHYSDSEDSESPSSGNDALQGLALKSPEVKETQKIPKSGIGKKIIEASPCWLTSPPKSCVLLEPLDEKSMDMENADNESSIQISDLVLSHQISKLKDEVGHGLSRIENTPMWREPQSTFRTGKHPGENTLKKELWTKFEAASSYGFQPKLPAVEKDAPKGFLDLLEEASCDELK; encoded by the exons ATGATGAAGGCCAGGAACCCTCTCACTGATTTATCGAACAATCATAATCGCACTGCACCACCACCAACAACTactatgaagatgaagatgaagaagaacaatAAGAAGATTGAATCCGAGAATTCGAATGGCGGTGAATCGTTGAAGGACGAACAGGAGGACAACGCTCTCGATCACTTGCTTCTGGTTCAGTCCAATCTCTCTTCACTTCTCCATCAG CAGGTTGATGAGCTTGTTGTTCAAGCATTCAAAGTCAAGAATTTAAGCAATGAGGggagaaaagaaatcaagtgtttCTCCGATTTCTTGTCTGATATGCATTCATCTTTGAAG CCTTGGGTGACCAGGTTTCAAAATGTGCTTTCTTCGCCCTCTGTAGAGCTCAAAAGTAAACCGCCTCAAGCTTTGAAGGGTAATTCAGTTTCTTCCGATGATAGCGATGAGAGCAATGTCAGTGAGAGTCTCGAAGAGCCCACAATGGACTCTCTGATCTCTCCTTCTCCCCTTGTTTCGTGGCATGCCAACTGTACTATTCAAAGAGGTAGACAAATGTTCATGCTCACACCCCTTCCAATATCAAAGAAATTATCATCTAAATTCCGGGAACCATCAAAATCGGAGTTCAATAAATTGGCTTCCACCAATGATGTTGGGACATCAACCTTTTTAGCCGTCTCTAGAAATATGAATGATTTGCTGGACAGTGTTGTAGTGAAGTCAACTCCAGCTAAGCCTGCCCCTTCTCTTGCAAATGAAGAAGCAAATAATCAAGAGCCCAAAAGGGATAGCTCCATACTTGTTATGATGACTCCGCGTTTTAGAATGTCACCTCCAAAATCTTGCGTCTTGCTTGAACCTATATCTGAAATCCATCATCTTGGTGACATAAAGTCTCGCAAGTCCACTCCATTTCCTCTTGGGATTCATTATAGTGATTCAGAGGATTCTGAGTCTCCTAGTAGTGGTAATGATGCTTTACAGGGTTTGGCATTAAAATCTCCAGAGGTCAAAGAAACACAGAAGATTCCTAAGTCAGGAATTggaaagaaaataatagaagcatcACCATGCTGGCTTACCTCACCCCCGAAATCCTGTGTTTTGCTGGAGCCACTTGATGAGAAATCAATGGACATGGAGAATGCTGATAATGAGTCATCTATTCAGATATCTGACTTGGTTCTTAGCCATCAAATAAGCAAATTGAAAGATGAGGTTGGTCACGGCCTATCACGTATTGAGAACACTCCGATGTGGCGCGAACCTCAAAGCACTTTCCGAACAGGTAAACATCCTGGTGAAAATACTTTGAAGAAGGAACTATGGACTAAGTTTGAGGCAGCATCAAGTTATGGGTTTCAACCCAAGTTGCCGGCAGTTGAAAAGGATGCTCCAAAAGGGTTCCTTGACCTGCTGGAAGAAGCTTCTTGTGATGAATTGAAATGA
- the LOC112709964 gene encoding uncharacterized protein isoform X2, translated as MMKARNPLTDLSNNHNRTAPPPTTTMKMKMKKNNKKIESENSNGGESLKDEQEDNALDHLLLVQSNLSSLLHQVDELVVQAFKVKNLSNEGRKEIKCFSDFLSDMHSSLKPWVTRFQNVLSSPSVELKSKPPQALKGNSVSSDDSDESNVSESLEEPTMDSLISPSPLVSWHANCTIQRGRQMFMLTPLPISKKLSSKFREPSKSEFNKLASTNDVGTSTFLAVSRNMNDLLDSVVVKSTPAKPAPSLANEEANNQEPKRDSSILVMMTPRFRMSPPKSCVLLEPISEIHHLGDIKSRKSTPFPLGIHYSDSEDSESPSSGNDALQGLALKSPEVKETQKIPKSGIGKKIIEASPCWLTSPPKSCVLLEPLDEKSMDMENADNESSIQISDLVLSHQISKLKDEVGHGLSRIENTPMWREPQSTFRTGKHPGENTLKKELWTKFEAASSYGFQPKLPAVEKDAPKGFLDLLEEASCDELK; from the exons ATGATGAAGGCCAGGAACCCTCTCACTGATTTATCGAACAATCATAATCGCACTGCACCACCACCAACAACTactatgaagatgaagatgaagaagaacaatAAGAAGATTGAATCCGAGAATTCGAATGGCGGTGAATCGTTGAAGGACGAACAGGAGGACAACGCTCTCGATCACTTGCTTCTGGTTCAGTCCAATCTCTCTTCACTTCTCCATCAG GTTGATGAGCTTGTTGTTCAAGCATTCAAAGTCAAGAATTTAAGCAATGAGGggagaaaagaaatcaagtgtttCTCCGATTTCTTGTCTGATATGCATTCATCTTTGAAG CCTTGGGTGACCAGGTTTCAAAATGTGCTTTCTTCGCCCTCTGTAGAGCTCAAAAGTAAACCGCCTCAAGCTTTGAAGGGTAATTCAGTTTCTTCCGATGATAGCGATGAGAGCAATGTCAGTGAGAGTCTCGAAGAGCCCACAATGGACTCTCTGATCTCTCCTTCTCCCCTTGTTTCGTGGCATGCCAACTGTACTATTCAAAGAGGTAGACAAATGTTCATGCTCACACCCCTTCCAATATCAAAGAAATTATCATCTAAATTCCGGGAACCATCAAAATCGGAGTTCAATAAATTGGCTTCCACCAATGATGTTGGGACATCAACCTTTTTAGCCGTCTCTAGAAATATGAATGATTTGCTGGACAGTGTTGTAGTGAAGTCAACTCCAGCTAAGCCTGCCCCTTCTCTTGCAAATGAAGAAGCAAATAATCAAGAGCCCAAAAGGGATAGCTCCATACTTGTTATGATGACTCCGCGTTTTAGAATGTCACCTCCAAAATCTTGCGTCTTGCTTGAACCTATATCTGAAATCCATCATCTTGGTGACATAAAGTCTCGCAAGTCCACTCCATTTCCTCTTGGGATTCATTATAGTGATTCAGAGGATTCTGAGTCTCCTAGTAGTGGTAATGATGCTTTACAGGGTTTGGCATTAAAATCTCCAGAGGTCAAAGAAACACAGAAGATTCCTAAGTCAGGAATTggaaagaaaataatagaagcatcACCATGCTGGCTTACCTCACCCCCGAAATCCTGTGTTTTGCTGGAGCCACTTGATGAGAAATCAATGGACATGGAGAATGCTGATAATGAGTCATCTATTCAGATATCTGACTTGGTTCTTAGCCATCAAATAAGCAAATTGAAAGATGAGGTTGGTCACGGCCTATCACGTATTGAGAACACTCCGATGTGGCGCGAACCTCAAAGCACTTTCCGAACAGGTAAACATCCTGGTGAAAATACTTTGAAGAAGGAACTATGGACTAAGTTTGAGGCAGCATCAAGTTATGGGTTTCAACCCAAGTTGCCGGCAGTTGAAAAGGATGCTCCAAAAGGGTTCCTTGACCTGCTGGAAGAAGCTTCTTGTGATGAATTGAAATGA
- the LOC112709965 gene encoding lysM domain receptor-like kinase 3: MICCLKIEFIDSPFSIAALGPDVFDMDKPVVFTYEEIFATTDCFSDSNLLGHGTYGSVYYSLLRDQEVAIKRMTAMKTKEFMSEMKVLCKVHHANLVELIGYAASQDELFLVYEYAQKGSLRSHLHDPQNKGHSPLSWIMRVQIALDAARGLEYIHEHTKTHYVHRDIKTSNILLDASFRAKISDFGLAKLVGKTNDGEVSTTKVVGTYGYLAPEYLSDGLATTKSDVYAFGVVLFEIISGREAIIRTEGTMSKNPDRRSLASVMLAVLRNSPDSVSMSNMRDYIDPNMMDLYPHDCVFKMAMLAKQCVDDDPVLRPDMKQVVISLSQILLSSIEWEATLAGNSQVFSGLVQGR; this comes from the exons ATGATTTGTTgtttaaaaatagaatttatagATTCACCCTTTTCGATTGCAGCTCTTGGCCCTGATGTGTTTGACATGGATAAGCCTGTAGTTTTTACATATGAAGAGATTTTCGCCACAACTGACTGTTTCTCTGATTCAAATCTACttggtcatggtacctatggttcTGTTTACTATAGCCTTCTTCGGGATCAG GAAGTTGCTATCAAAAGAATGACTGCTATGAAAACAAAAGAATTCATGTCAGAGATGAAAGTTCTATGCAAGGTCCATCATGCTAATCTG GTAGAATTGATCGGCTATGCAGCTAGTCAGGATGAGCTTTTCCTTGTTTATGAATATGCTCAAAAGGGTTCACTTAGAAGTCATTTGCATGATCCTCAAAATAAGG GTCATTCCCCACTTTCTTGGATCATGAGGGTCCAAATTGCTCTTGATGCCGCTCGGGGACTTGAATATATACATGAACACACTAAGACTCATTATGTCCACCGGGACATCAAGACGAGCAACATTTTGCTCGATGCTTCCTTTAGAGCAAAG ATTTCGGATTTCGGGTTAGCAAAACTTGTTGGAAAAACAAATGATGGTGAAGTTTCAACAACCAAAGTTGTTGGTACTTATGGATATCTTGCACCAGA ATACTTGAGTGATGGCCTTGCAACAACAAAGAGTGATGTCTATGCATTTGGTGTTGTCCTTTTCGAGATCATATCGGGCAGGGAGGCCATTATTCGAACAGAAGGAACGATGTCCAAAAATCCAGATAGGCGTTCACTGGCTTCTGTG ATGTTGGCAGTCCTTAGGAACTCGCCGGATTCCGTGAGCATGTCAAACATGAGAGATTATATTGACCCAAATATGATGGATCTGTATCCCCATGATTGTGTATTTAAG ATGGCCATGCTGGCGAAGCAATGCGTGGACGACGATCCGGTCTTACGGCCGGACATGAAACAAGTTGTGATATCTCTCTCACAGATTCTTCTttcttcaattgaatgggaaGCAACTCTGGCAGGGAATAGCCAAGTATTTAGTGGCCTTGTTCAGGGAAGATAG